The following are encoded together in the uncultured Sphaerochaeta sp. genome:
- a CDS encoding FtsX-like permease family protein, translating into MKFIFRLAIKNLSRYRRRTAITAGAIAIGIMTFIVVDSIFLGAKLESERNLRWFETASLRIYTPEYWNERHFLPLEYSIENPAVVLQILEDRELKTTPRTLFSADMILYKQDFLEEGTLPVTVTAINPQTDDSVYKFEDTLLEGRFLMPGEMDGVILGSWFAEDIGAEVGYWVTLLTRGNGGFYEAFDMQIVGIVNCPNPNVNRTLVMMDIQAADTFLAMEGAVTNIDISLGNVKDIETAALSLQTALDTAGLNLAVFSWKDLAKDYLALMSADRGASNIILFLVFIIAAVGVSNTMLMAMYERMREIGMMRALGMRDRSIYMLLLIEAGGIGFLGSLIGCLFGGLANLYLVETGIDFGFMFRNMDIGYRIQSIMRGSWSISTIARAFLSGILLSMIVALAPIRRAMKQDIPTCLHHQ; encoded by the coding sequence ATGAAATTTATTTTTCGCCTCGCCATAAAGAATCTCAGTCGCTATAGACGTCGCACAGCCATTACAGCTGGAGCAATTGCAATAGGAATCATGACATTCATTGTTGTTGATTCTATCTTCTTGGGAGCCAAATTAGAATCTGAGAGAAACCTTAGATGGTTTGAGACAGCCTCACTCCGTATATATACTCCAGAATATTGGAATGAGCGTCATTTCCTTCCGCTTGAGTACTCGATAGAAAACCCCGCAGTGGTTTTACAGATTCTTGAAGACAGAGAATTGAAAACTACACCTAGAACATTATTCTCAGCAGACATGATTCTCTATAAGCAAGATTTTTTGGAAGAAGGCACACTCCCTGTTACGGTAACGGCCATCAATCCACAGACAGATGATTCCGTGTACAAATTCGAAGACACTCTCCTAGAAGGAAGATTTCTTATGCCAGGTGAGATGGATGGAGTGATATTAGGAAGCTGGTTCGCTGAGGATATCGGGGCAGAAGTAGGATATTGGGTTACCTTGTTAACGAGAGGTAATGGTGGCTTTTATGAAGCATTTGATATGCAAATTGTAGGAATCGTGAATTGCCCCAATCCCAATGTCAACAGAACCTTGGTGATGATGGATATCCAAGCAGCAGATACGTTCCTTGCAATGGAGGGTGCTGTTACCAATATCGATATTTCACTAGGTAATGTTAAAGATATCGAGACGGCCGCACTCTCACTCCAAACAGCACTCGATACAGCTGGTCTCAATCTTGCTGTCTTCTCTTGGAAAGATTTGGCGAAAGATTACTTAGCCCTTATGAGTGCTGACCGAGGAGCCTCCAATATTATTCTCTTCTTGGTATTTATCATCGCAGCTGTGGGAGTCTCAAACACTATGCTGATGGCAATGTATGAGCGAATGAGAGAGATTGGAATGATGCGAGCGTTGGGTATGCGTGATCGATCTATCTACATGCTCTTACTCATTGAAGCTGGAGGTATAGGTTTTCTGGGCTCGCTTATAGGTTGCCTCTTCGGAGGGTTAGCCAATCTATATCTGGTTGAGACTGGAATTGATTTTGGGTTCATGTTCAGAAACATGGATATTGGTTATAGAATTCAAAGCATTATGCGTGGTTCTTGGAGTATTTCTACAATCGCTAGAGCCTTTCTCAGTGGTATCCTGCTTTCAATGATAGTTGCGCTTGCTCCAATCAGAAGAGCGATGAAGCAAGATATTCCTACATGCCTGCATCATCAATAG
- the galE gene encoding UDP-glucose 4-epimerase GalE translates to MKVLLFGGAGYIGTHVALEFLNRDDTVGIFDNLSSGLKSNISDKAIFFEGDIRDKERVVEVLQKGWDVVIHLAAFKAAGESMIKPVKYSENNITGSLNLITGCIETGIKHFILSSSAAVYGEPSYLPVDEKHPKNPTNYYGYTKLCIEENLKWYSELKGLHYVSLRYFNAAGYDGERRMLGLENNPANLIPVVMEVASGIRPNLLVFGNDYDTVDGTGVRDYVHVTDLARGHVLAADHLMAGSDSLVVNLGSEEGLSVQQILDTAREITGKPIDAQYVDRRPGDPAKLVASSKMAYKALGWKAEHSSVENIIKTTWMVYEANQKHMNR, encoded by the coding sequence ATGAAAGTATTACTATTTGGAGGTGCCGGTTATATCGGTACCCACGTAGCTCTGGAATTTCTGAATCGCGATGATACGGTTGGAATCTTTGACAATCTCTCCAGTGGACTGAAGAGTAACATCAGTGACAAAGCTATCTTCTTCGAGGGTGATATCCGAGACAAAGAGCGCGTTGTTGAAGTATTGCAGAAAGGATGGGATGTCGTTATCCATCTCGCTGCATTCAAGGCAGCCGGAGAATCGATGATCAAGCCTGTCAAATATTCAGAGAACAACATAACCGGTTCCCTGAACCTAATCACTGGGTGCATAGAGACAGGTATCAAGCATTTCATACTCTCTTCCTCTGCTGCAGTATATGGAGAACCTTCATACCTTCCTGTAGATGAGAAGCATCCCAAGAATCCTACCAATTACTATGGATATACGAAACTTTGTATTGAGGAGAACTTGAAGTGGTACAGTGAACTTAAAGGGCTTCATTATGTTTCTCTGAGATACTTCAATGCTGCAGGATATGATGGAGAGAGACGCATGCTCGGATTGGAAAACAATCCAGCCAATCTCATTCCAGTGGTCATGGAAGTTGCCAGTGGTATTCGTCCCAACCTGCTTGTCTTCGGAAACGATTATGATACGGTCGATGGAACAGGAGTTCGTGATTATGTACATGTTACCGATTTGGCAAGAGGCCATGTACTGGCAGCCGATCATCTGATGGCGGGAAGTGACAGCTTGGTAGTGAATCTGGGAAGTGAGGAAGGATTGAGTGTACAACAGATTCTTGATACTGCAAGAGAGATAACCGGAAAACCTATTGATGCACAATATGTAGACCGCAGGCCAGGGGATCCAGCAAAACTTGTAGCCTCCTCTAAAATGGCTTACAAGGCCCTGGGATGGAAAGCAGAACACTCTTCTGTAGAGAATATCATAAAGACAACATGGATGGTCTATGAGGCCAACCAGAAGCATATGAACCGATAG
- a CDS encoding phosphomannomutase/phosphoglucomutase: MGAFKAYDIRGIYNKDFNKETVYKIGYFLPKLLNSKVVLVGRDVRSSSEEIFASLCEGITDSGADVFDIGLATTPMVYFSTVHFEVDASVQITASHNPAIYNGLKISRTKAVPVGSDSGLKELEAMVNSDPIVVAEQKGTVHSKDAKQPYLAFLKQYVPDTSGLNLSIDCSHGMANLLVKDLLGNDHHYLYDHFDGTFPAHEPNPLEVENCEDLKVAVLKNKSDIGVIYDGDADRVMFLDENGRFLQPDYITAVLGYYYLHKEKGNVLVDIRTSRSTTEYLTNLGAIVHVWKVGHAFAKTKLRDLGAIFGGELAGHYYFRDFYNCDSGFLASLLVLQVVTELKKQGKTIGEFIDSVIAYANSGEMNFKLEQKDEAMQALFDRYATNDKPEKVMDFDGYRIEFSSWWFNVRKSNTEPYLRLVVEAKTKEELQERTKELSSIIKQFK; this comes from the coding sequence ATGGGCGCATTCAAGGCGTATGATATCAGGGGAATCTACAACAAAGATTTTAATAAAGAAACTGTCTACAAGATTGGGTATTTTCTACCCAAACTGTTGAACAGCAAGGTGGTACTGGTTGGTCGTGATGTGAGATCCAGCAGCGAGGAGATCTTCGCATCCTTGTGCGAAGGTATCACAGACAGTGGTGCTGATGTATTTGACATCGGACTCGCTACCACTCCAATGGTGTACTTCTCCACGGTACACTTCGAGGTTGATGCATCTGTTCAGATTACCGCAAGTCACAACCCTGCCATCTACAACGGGTTGAAGATTAGTAGGACTAAGGCTGTTCCTGTTGGCTCTGACAGTGGACTGAAAGAACTAGAGGCTATGGTAAACAGTGATCCAATAGTGGTTGCTGAACAGAAAGGCACAGTACACAGCAAAGATGCAAAACAACCCTATCTTGCCTTCTTGAAACAATACGTTCCAGATACAAGTGGATTGAACCTCTCCATCGACTGTTCTCATGGCATGGCAAACCTCCTGGTCAAGGACCTCCTAGGCAATGATCATCACTATCTGTATGACCATTTCGATGGTACTTTCCCCGCCCATGAACCCAATCCTCTGGAAGTCGAGAACTGCGAGGACTTGAAAGTAGCTGTCCTAAAGAACAAGAGCGATATTGGAGTCATCTATGACGGTGATGCAGACCGCGTGATGTTCCTTGATGAAAATGGTAGGTTTCTTCAACCCGATTATATAACAGCAGTCCTGGGGTACTACTATTTGCATAAGGAAAAGGGAAACGTGCTTGTCGATATCCGCACAAGTCGCTCTACCACTGAGTACCTGACCAACCTTGGAGCAATAGTGCATGTCTGGAAGGTTGGCCATGCGTTTGCCAAAACAAAACTCCGTGACCTTGGAGCAATCTTCGGAGGAGAACTTGCCGGACACTATTACTTCAGGGACTTCTATAACTGTGACAGTGGATTCCTCGCATCCCTCCTGGTCTTGCAGGTTGTAACGGAACTCAAGAAACAGGGAAAAACCATTGGTGAGTTTATTGACTCGGTCATCGCCTATGCAAACAGTGGCGAAATGAATTTCAAGCTGGAACAAAAAGATGAAGCCATGCAGGCACTCTTTGACCGGTATGCTACCAATGACAAACCTGAGAAGGTAATGGACTTTGATGGGTATCGCATTGAATTTTCTTCCTGGTGGTTCAATGTTCGCAAGAGCAACACGGAACCCTATCTTCGCCTGGTGGTAGAGGCAAAGACAAAGGAAGAACTTCAGGAGAGAACCAAAGAACTTTCCTCGATTATCAAACAATTCAAATAA
- a CDS encoding class I SAM-dependent methyltransferase encodes MDYTEKDFGKILKQNALKMRRMMLQSNTTCMRVYDRNLERFPVTVDLYGPYARITDYSADGLDDEDERICCDIVSRMLYVQTSHVVFHRRPKRTGKEQHSLQSEQSLKVQVNENGLLFTVDLTKRIDTGLFLDHMLTRTVVEGMSRGCKVLNLFSYTGSFSVYAARGGAERVESVDLSSTYTAWAEKNLADNGFPSTVVPCIAADAWAYVMEAYAQGRKYDLIIFDPPSFSNSRKMDHDFDIQRDYLRWMKVLNALLAMGGKLVFSTNLGTFKLDEKAIRGFEIKEITRRVAAPGFTRRLGTARTWLLTKHEDIRIPERWITSVQEKAGKKDQHDENGQEARILNKEVKTMKAKEKKEPVVLETEEKIVVEEAANTTVAEPKQAEEEMVLLNDEADQEVEDLTDENTEVKLSDDEEVETETDESDDEEVETETDESDDEEVETETDESDDEEVETETDESDDEEVPVVEPNEVEDDLLTLSWDDHDFAPLVQESSAEETSENRETEIREPRRDDRRGDRPSYSDRNDRRPHGDRSFRDRDDRRPSGDRPSYGDRRPGGDRPSYGDRRPSGDRPSYGDRRPSGDRPSYGDRRPSGDRPSYGDRRPSGDRPSFRDRDDRRPGGDRPSYGDRRPGGDRPSYGDRRPSGDRPSYGDRRPGGDRPSYGDRRPSGDRPSYGDRRPSGDRPSYGDRRPGGDRPSFRDRDDRRPGGDRPSFRDRDDRRPGGDRPFRDRDDRRPGGDRPSFRDRDDRRPGGDRPSFRDRDDRRPGGDRPSFRDRDDRRPGGDRPFRDRDDRRPGGDRPSFRDRDDRRPGGDRPSFRDRDDRRPGGDRPSFRDRDDRRPGGDRPSFRDRDDRRPGGDRPSFRDRDDRRPGGDRPSFRDRDDRRPGGDRPSFRDRDDRRPGGDRPSFRDRDDRRPGGRPSFSNDRRGRDGGSDERRQRKSGPKPYGFDSFRQTKTRGEHEDDSFFSE; translated from the coding sequence ATGGATTATACAGAAAAGGATTTTGGAAAGATTTTAAAGCAAAATGCTCTCAAGATGCGTCGGATGATGTTGCAAAGCAACACAACCTGCATGAGGGTGTATGACCGAAACCTGGAACGGTTTCCTGTTACTGTTGATCTCTATGGTCCCTATGCAAGGATCACCGATTACAGCGCTGATGGGTTGGATGATGAGGATGAGAGGATTTGCTGCGATATCGTCTCACGAATGCTCTATGTACAGACCAGCCATGTGGTGTTTCATCGACGTCCTAAGCGGACCGGGAAGGAACAGCACAGTTTGCAAAGCGAACAATCCCTGAAAGTACAGGTCAATGAAAATGGACTTTTGTTCACTGTTGACCTGACCAAACGGATTGACACCGGCTTATTCCTAGACCATATGCTTACAAGAACAGTGGTTGAGGGAATGAGTCGAGGATGCAAGGTGTTGAACTTGTTCTCCTACACTGGATCCTTCTCGGTCTATGCTGCCCGTGGTGGAGCTGAACGTGTAGAATCAGTGGACTTGTCCAGTACCTATACTGCATGGGCAGAAAAAAATCTTGCCGATAATGGATTTCCTTCTACAGTAGTCCCTTGCATTGCTGCCGATGCATGGGCATATGTGATGGAAGCCTATGCACAAGGCAGGAAGTATGACTTGATCATTTTCGACCCTCCGAGTTTTTCGAACAGTCGAAAGATGGATCATGATTTTGATATCCAAAGGGACTATTTGCGTTGGATGAAGGTGCTTAATGCACTTCTTGCGATGGGTGGAAAATTAGTGTTCTCAACAAATTTGGGAACATTCAAGCTGGATGAGAAAGCAATACGTGGATTTGAGATCAAAGAGATTACCAGGCGAGTCGCAGCACCGGGATTTACCCGCCGTCTGGGAACTGCGAGGACGTGGTTGCTGACGAAACACGAAGATATACGGATACCAGAAAGATGGATAACCTCCGTACAAGAGAAAGCTGGCAAAAAAGACCAGCACGATGAGAATGGGCAAGAAGCCCGTATACTAAACAAAGAAGTAAAGACAATGAAAGCAAAAGAAAAGAAAGAACCAGTTGTACTGGAAACCGAAGAAAAAATTGTAGTGGAAGAAGCAGCAAACACAACTGTAGCAGAACCCAAACAGGCAGAAGAAGAAATGGTGCTCCTCAATGATGAGGCAGACCAGGAAGTCGAAGATCTCACTGATGAAAATACAGAAGTAAAACTATCTGACGATGAAGAAGTTGAAACCGAGACAGATGAATCTGACGATGAAGAAGTTGAAACTGAGACAGATGAATCTGACGATGAAGAAGTTGAAACTGAGACAGATGAATCTGATGATGAAGAAGTTGAAACTGAGACAGATGAATCTGATGATGAAGAAGTCCCAGTGGTTGAACCGAATGAAGTGGAGGATGACCTTCTCACGCTTAGTTGGGATGATCATGATTTTGCTCCGTTAGTACAGGAATCTTCAGCAGAAGAAACCTCTGAGAATAGAGAGACCGAAATTCGTGAACCTCGTAGAGATGATCGACGTGGTGACCGACCTTCATATAGCGACAGAAACGACAGACGTCCACATGGCGACCGTTCTTTCCGTGATAGAGACGACAGACGTCCAAGTGGTGACCGTCCTTCATACGGCGACAGACGCCCAGGTGGTGACCGTCCCTCATACGGCGACAGACGCCCAAGTGGTGACCGTCCTTCATACGGCGACAGACGCCCAAGTGGTGACCGTCCCTCATACGGCGACAGACGCCCAAGTGGTGACCGTCCTTCATACGGCGACAGACGCCCAAGTGGTGACCGTCCTTCTTTCCGTGATAGAGACGACAGACGCCCAGGTGGTGACCGTCCTTCATACGGCGACAGACGCCCAGGTGGTGACCGTCCTTCATACGGCGACAGACGCCCAAGTGGTGATCGTCCTTCATACGGCGACAGACGCCCAGGTGGTGACCGTCCTTCATACGGCGACAGACGCCCAAGTGGTGATCGTCCTTCATACGGCGACAGACGCCCAAGTGGTGACCGTCCTTCATACGGCGACAGACGCCCAGGTGGTGACCGTCCTTCTTTCCGAGATAGAGACGACAGACGCCCAGGTGGCGACCGTCCTTCTTTCCGTGATAGAGACGACAGACGCCCAGGTGGTGACCGTCCTTTCCGTGATAGAGACGACAGACGCCCAGGTGGTGACCGTCCTTCTTTCCGTGATAGAGACGACAGACGCCCAGGTGGTGACCGTCCTTCTTTCCGTGATAGAGACGACAGACGCCCAGGTGGTGACCGTCCTTCTTTCCGTGATAGAGACGACAGACGCCCAGGTGGTGACCGTCCTTTCCGTGATAGAGACGACAGACGCCCAGGTGGTGACCGTCCTTCTTTCCGAGATAGAGATGACAGACGCCCAGGTGGTGACCGTCCTTCTTTCCGAGATAGAGACGACAGACGCCCAGGTGGTGACCGTCCTTCTTTCCGTGATAGAGACGACAGACGCCCAGGTGGTGACCGTCCTTCTTTCCGTGATAGAGACGACAGACGCCCAGGTGGTGACCGTCCTTCTTTCCGAGATAGAGATGACAGACGCCCAGGTGGTGACCGTCCTTCTTTCCGAGATAGAGACGACAGACGCCCAGGTGGTGACCGTCCTTCTTTCCGTGATAGAGACGACAGACGCCCAGGTGGTGACCGTCCTTCTTTCCGTGATAGAGACGACAGACGCCCAGGTGGCCGTCCATCGTTCTCCAATGACAGGAGAGGAAGAGATGGTGGAAGTGATGAGCGTCGACAACGGAAATCTGGACCGAAGCCGTATGGATTTGATTCTTTCCGTCAGACCAAAACCAGAGGTGAACACGAAGACGATTCGTTCTTCTCTGAATGA
- a CDS encoding transcriptional repressor — MKDKRQTIQKGLVWEAVTNATNHPNAEQIYERIVEKHPSISRATVYRNLNSLVEEGKVKRVRVLGGPDHFDRTLGNHYHIQCIHCKRVDDIELFEDINLSQRNVDTHGYKLESYEIVFNGICPECKNMRAAQ; from the coding sequence ATGAAAGATAAGCGACAAACAATACAAAAGGGATTGGTGTGGGAAGCGGTGACTAACGCTACCAACCATCCAAATGCTGAACAAATCTACGAGCGTATTGTTGAGAAACATCCATCAATCAGTAGAGCAACAGTATATCGAAATCTGAACTCACTTGTTGAAGAAGGAAAGGTTAAGCGTGTCAGGGTTCTTGGTGGTCCTGACCATTTTGATCGTACTTTGGGAAATCATTACCACATTCAGTGCATCCACTGTAAGCGGGTGGATGATATAGAGCTTTTTGAAGATATCAATCTGTCACAACGAAATGTTGATACCCATGGATACAAACTTGAATCATATGAGATAGTTTTCAACGGGATCTGTCCCGAATGTAAAAATATGCGTGCTGCTCAATAG
- a CDS encoding rubrerythrin has translation MELKGSKTEKNLHEAFAGESMARNKYTYYASKAKKEGYVQIANLFEETAFNEKEHAKIWFKLLQEAGEIPTTATNLKDAAAGEHYEWTDMYANFAKEAREEGFTKIATLFEMVAAIEKHHEQRYLDLLKNVEGSLVFSRDGDQMWKCSNCGHIVIGKKAPGICPVCNHPQAYFEIVAKNY, from the coding sequence ATGGAATTGAAAGGATCAAAAACAGAGAAGAACTTGCATGAGGCTTTTGCTGGTGAGTCCATGGCTCGGAACAAGTATACCTATTATGCCTCTAAGGCAAAGAAAGAAGGGTATGTGCAGATTGCAAATCTCTTCGAAGAGACTGCTTTCAATGAGAAAGAACATGCCAAAATCTGGTTCAAGCTTTTGCAGGAAGCTGGTGAGATTCCTACTACTGCAACCAACCTGAAGGATGCAGCAGCCGGTGAGCACTATGAGTGGACCGACATGTATGCAAACTTTGCGAAGGAAGCTCGTGAAGAGGGCTTTACCAAGATTGCTACCTTGTTTGAAATGGTTGCTGCCATTGAAAAGCACCATGAACAGCGCTATCTTGATCTCTTGAAGAATGTTGAGGGAAGCTTGGTTTTCAGTCGTGATGGAGACCAGATGTGGAAGTGTTCCAACTGTGGTCATATTGTCATAGGCAAAAAGGCTCCTGGAATTTGCCCGGTTTGCAACCATCCCCAAGCTTATTTCGAGATTGTAGCAAAGAACTATTAA
- a CDS encoding amidohydrolase family protein — protein MNYFFDQHFHVMNIVHPNMLSFFSSLEGGIADLVTSGTLSPSYILTNKNRKSAALLNRITNTLTTFEQTIGETLVMMEDDLMGKFPSHDEEALRPEEPYIRDGKMHMRSRTYDKMAMCPLLMDFSSNKIRNESLYYPAPKEEKILDYVKDTLEGFDYYNATHRDGLFEFFPFLGINPQVHTMAFIEKLLNTYIHKENDKKQFYGVKFYPPMGYDPWPTDPEQREKVIMIYEFCSKYDIPIMTHCDDQGFRGVPAKEAWKYTAPSSYKPVLARYPMLRIDFAHYGWQYNQLQKNPLSLISGLTSRVPDSPWFYDLVELMQLYPNVYADVSFSGSNPEFYLLLSNYLKSLDEEQRQTILSRSLFGTDFSVNLMKVESYTSYYRIFEESPFSDDAIHEMVHSNPLRFMHLDNN, from the coding sequence ATGAATTACTTCTTTGACCAGCATTTCCATGTGATGAATATTGTGCATCCAAACATGCTATCGTTCTTTTCTTCGTTGGAGGGAGGTATCGCGGACTTGGTGACCAGTGGGACCCTTTCCCCGAGCTATATCTTGACTAATAAGAATCGCAAGAGTGCAGCACTTCTCAACCGCATCACCAATACATTGACAACATTTGAACAGACCATCGGAGAAACCTTGGTAATGATGGAAGATGATCTGATGGGGAAATTTCCCAGCCATGACGAGGAAGCTCTCCGACCTGAAGAGCCCTATATCCGTGACGGTAAAATGCACATGCGTTCCCGTACCTATGACAAGATGGCTATGTGCCCGCTCTTGATGGATTTCTCCAGCAACAAGATCAGAAACGAATCGCTCTACTACCCTGCTCCCAAAGAAGAAAAGATCCTTGATTATGTGAAGGATACTTTGGAAGGTTTTGACTACTACAATGCAACCCATCGGGATGGGTTGTTCGAGTTCTTCCCTTTTCTGGGTATCAACCCACAGGTCCATACCATGGCCTTCATAGAAAAACTACTGAACACCTATATTCATAAGGAAAATGATAAGAAGCAATTCTATGGGGTCAAGTTCTACCCGCCAATGGGCTACGACCCATGGCCTACCGACCCAGAACAACGTGAAAAAGTCATTATGATCTATGAGTTCTGCTCCAAGTACGACATTCCGATCATGACCCATTGTGACGATCAGGGATTTAGGGGTGTACCTGCGAAGGAAGCTTGGAAATATACTGCACCATCTTCCTATAAACCGGTACTTGCTCGCTACCCTATGCTCAGGATTGACTTTGCACACTATGGTTGGCAGTATAACCAACTGCAGAAGAATCCCTTGTCTCTTATCTCTGGTTTGACAAGTAGGGTACCTGATTCTCCCTGGTTCTATGATCTTGTTGAGTTGATGCAGCTCTACCCAAATGTATACGCAGATGTCTCATTCAGCGGAAGCAATCCTGAGTTCTACTTATTACTCTCAAATTACTTGAAATCACTTGATGAAGAGCAAAGACAGACGATACTTTCCAGGAGTCTCTTTGGTACTGATTTTTCGGTCAATCTCATGAAAGTCGAATCATATACATCCTATTATCGAATCTTTGAGGAGTCGCCTTTCAGTGATGACGCAATACATGAGATGGTACACAGCAATCCTCTCAGGTTCATGCACCTGGACAACAATTGA
- a CDS encoding glutamine--tRNA ligase/YqeY domain fusion protein, translating into MDEHNEVETKEKTPLNFLERIIEDDLASGRVPNNTIVTRFPPEPNGYLHIGHIKSICINFGLAEKYQGRCHLRFDDTNPEKEDMEYINSIKRDIKWLGYEWGEYEYHASDYYQQLYEIAIELIKQGKAYVDSLTAEQMKEYRGTLTEPGRNSPDRERSIEDNLRLFLEMREGKHPEGKYILRAKIDMSSPNLNMRDPALYRIKFASHPRTGDAWCIYPMYDFTHPISDAIEGITHSICTLEFEDHRPAYDWATSIDGIEHTPHQYEFARLNINYFVMSKRRLLNLVKLGIVDGWDDPRMPTISGIRRRGYSPESMKDFIGRVGVAKVEGVVDYSLLEFCVREDLNKRADRLMVVLDPLKLVIDNYPEDKVEYFEAIDNPEDPNSKTHQIPFSRELYIEREDFMEDPPKKYHRLYPGNEIRLKYTYYVTAHSVVKDEDGTIIEVHCTYDPESRGGSTPDGRKVRGTSHWVSASEGVTIEARLYDKLFLTEYPGKETGNYLDDLNPDSLQVVSNAIAEPQIKQAQEGDYLQFIRNGYFCVDNKASSEDHLVFNRTATLKDSWAKLKKKMGM; encoded by the coding sequence ATGGACGAGCACAACGAAGTGGAGACGAAAGAGAAGACTCCTCTGAATTTTTTGGAACGCATTATCGAGGATGACCTGGCATCTGGCCGGGTTCCTAATAATACCATTGTGACCAGATTCCCCCCTGAACCCAATGGATATCTGCATATCGGACACATCAAGTCTATCTGCATCAATTTCGGACTTGCTGAAAAGTACCAAGGTCGCTGCCACCTCCGTTTTGACGATACCAATCCTGAGAAGGAAGATATGGAGTATATCAACTCCATCAAGCGCGACATCAAATGGCTGGGCTATGAATGGGGCGAGTATGAGTACCATGCCTCTGACTATTATCAGCAGCTGTATGAGATCGCAATTGAGTTGATCAAACAAGGAAAAGCCTATGTAGACAGCCTCACCGCTGAACAGATGAAGGAATACCGTGGAACATTGACGGAACCCGGTAGAAATAGTCCAGACAGGGAAAGAAGTATCGAGGATAACCTAAGGCTGTTCCTTGAGATGCGTGAAGGCAAGCACCCAGAGGGAAAGTATATCCTTCGTGCTAAGATCGACATGTCCAGTCCTAATCTGAACATGCGGGATCCAGCTCTTTACCGTATCAAGTTTGCCTCACATCCACGAACTGGGGACGCATGGTGCATCTACCCAATGTATGATTTCACTCATCCCATCAGTGATGCGATTGAAGGCATCACCCACTCAATCTGTACCTTGGAGTTTGAGGACCATCGACCTGCCTATGATTGGGCAACCAGTATTGATGGTATTGAGCATACACCTCACCAGTATGAATTCGCTCGCTTGAATATCAACTATTTCGTGATGAGCAAGAGAAGGCTCCTCAACTTGGTCAAGCTGGGAATTGTGGATGGATGGGATGATCCAAGGATGCCCACTATCAGTGGTATCAGGAGACGAGGTTATTCCCCTGAATCGATGAAGGATTTTATCGGCCGTGTCGGAGTTGCAAAGGTTGAAGGTGTCGTTGACTACTCCTTGCTGGAGTTCTGTGTTCGTGAAGACCTGAACAAGCGTGCTGATCGATTAATGGTCGTCCTAGACCCTCTGAAACTGGTCATCGACAACTACCCCGAAGACAAAGTTGAGTACTTCGAGGCTATCGACAACCCTGAAGACCCGAACAGCAAGACCCATCAGATTCCATTCTCACGTGAATTGTACATCGAACGGGAAGATTTCATGGAAGATCCACCGAAGAAATATCACAGGCTCTATCCTGGTAATGAGATCAGGCTTAAGTATACTTACTATGTGACTGCTCATTCTGTAGTAAAGGACGAAGATGGAACTATCATAGAAGTACATTGTACCTATGACCCTGAATCAAGGGGGGGATCCACCCCTGATGGAAGAAAGGTGAGGGGAACAAGCCACTGGGTCAGTGCATCTGAGGGAGTCACCATTGAGGCGCGTCTCTATGACAAACTATTTCTCACTGAATACCCCGGAAAAGAGACAGGAAACTATCTGGATGACCTGAATCCCGACTCCTTACAGGTTGTAAGCAATGCAATAGCAGAGCCTCAGATCAAACAAGCACAGGAAGGAGATTATTTGCAGTTCATCCGCAACGGTTACTTCTGTGTCGATAACAAGGCAAGCAGTGAAGACCATCTTGTTTTCAATAGGACTGCAACACTCAAGGATTCTTGGGCAAAGCTGAAAAAGAAAATGGGTATGTGA